In Beutenbergia cavernae DSM 12333, the DNA window GCCGTCACCCGCTCGGCGAGCGTGTACACGTCCACCTGGGCGCGGCCGCACGACGGGCACGACACGATCTCGAGCTTGCGCGGGCGCAGGTTGAGCGACTGCAGGATCTGGATGCCGACCTTGACCTCTTCGACCGGCGGTGCCGAGAGCGAGACGCGGATGGTGTCGCCGATGCCCTGGCTCAGGAGCGCGCCGAACGCCGTCGCCGACTTGATCGTGCCCTGGAACGCCGGACCCGCCTCGGTCACGCCGAGGTGCAGCGGCCAGTCACCCCGCTCCGCCAGCAGCTCGTAGGCGCGCACCATGACCACCGGGTCGTTGTGCTTCACGGAGATCTTGAAGTCGTGGAAGTCGTGCTCCTCGAACAGCGACGCCTCCCAGACGGCGGACTCGACCAGCGCCTCCGGCGTCGCCTTGCCGTACTTCGCGAGCAGGCGCGGGTCCAGCGAGCCGGCGTTCACGCCGATGCGCAGGCTGGTGCCGGCCGCCTTCGCGGCGTCGGCGATCTCCTTGACCTTGTCGTCGAACTTGCGGATGTTGCCAGGGTTGACCCGGACGGCGGCGCAGCCGGCGTCGATGGCGGCGAACACGTACTTCGGCTGGAAGTGGATGTCCGCGATCACCGGGATCTGCGACTTCTTCGCGATGATCGGCAGCGCGTCGGCGTCGTCCTGGGTGGGGCACGCGACGCGCACGATGTCGCAGCCCGTCGCCGTCAGCTCGGCGATCTGCTGGAGCGTGGCGTTGATGTCGGTCGTCTTCGTCGTCGTCATCGACTGCACGGAGACCGGGGCGTCACCACCGACCTCGACGGAGCCGACACGGATCTTGCGGGTCTTTCGGCGGGGGGCCAGCACGGGGGGTGCTTCCTTGACGGTCGGCATGCCCAGGGAGATCGGAACGCTCACGTGCTCCAGTATCACACCCGCCTCCGGCGAGACCCGCGCTCAGCCACCCGTGAGCGAGATCGGGTCGACGATGTCGGCGATGGCGAGCAGGAGGCTCATCCCGATGAGGACGACGAACACCACGTACGTCAGCGGTAGCAGCCGCACCGTGTCCACCGGACCGGGATCCGGCCGCTCGCGCCACCGGGCGATGCGGCGTCGGGCACCCTCCCACAACGCCCCAGCGATGTGGCCGCCGTCGAGCGGGAGCAGCGGGATCATGTTGAACGCGAACAGCGCGAGGTTGAGCGACGCCAGGATCTGCAGCATGAGCAGGGCGTTCCCGGCGAAACCGAAGTCCGTGTCGGTGGCCGCCGCCTCGCCGGCGATCCGTCCGACGCCGATGAGACCGATGACGTTGGGGTCCCGCTCCTGGCCGCCGAACGTCGACGACGCGATGGACACCAGGCGCTGGGGCAGCGTGAGGATGATGCCGAACGTCTGACCCAGCGCGTCGCCGAAGACCGCGGGGACGGCGCTGATCGGCTGGCGCACCAGGGCGGCCTCGGGAGCGACGCCGACGAACGGTGCGGGCGCCGTCACGACGTTCCCGGCCTCGTCCGTCTCGACGAAGCCCTCGGCGTCGACGACGGGGCGATCGGTCATCGTGGGCGTGACGGTGACGGTGAGGTCCTCGCCGCCGCGACTCACCTCGACGTCGACGGGCTCGGCGCCGCCGGCCCGGATCGCCGCCTGCAGGTCGGCCCAGTCCTCGACGGGCGTGCCGCCCCAGCTCAGCACCTGGTCGCCCGGCTCGAGCCCCGCGGCCGTGGCCGGCGCGACCGGGTCGGCTGACGCGCACTCGCGATCGGCGTCGTACGGCAGCACGCACTGGGAGACGGTGCCGACGGTGGACGTGAGCTGGGGCAGCCCGATCCCCATCAGCGCGACGGCCAGCAGGACGAACGCGATGACGAGGTTGACGAACGGCCCGCCGAACATCACGACGAGCTTCTTCGGCACCGACAGCGCCCAGAACGTCCGGCGCTCCTCGCCCGGCTGGACCTCGCTCAGCGCCTCGGCCCGGGCGTCCTCCATGACGGAGGAGAAGAACTTCTTGCGGGTCGGGGCGGCGCCGGGACCGGCCTCGCTCACGGCGCGGGCCGGCGGGTACATGCCGACCATCCGGACGTAGCCGCCCAGCGGGATGGCCTTGAAGCCGTACTCCGTGTCGCCGCGCCGGGTCGACCACAGCGTCTTCCCGAAGCCGACCATGTACTGGCTCACCTTGACGCCGAACCGCTTCGCGGGCAGCAGGTGGCCCACCTCGTGCAGGGCGATCGAGATCAGCAGCCCGATGACGAGCACGAGCACGCCGAGCCAGAACATCATGCCTCCCAGAATCTCACGGGAACCTGGGGACGCGGATCAGCGCTCCCGCGAGGGTCCGTCGGCGACGAGCGCCCGCGACCGCGCTCGTGCCCACGCCTCCGCGGCCTGGACGCCCTCGAGCGACAGCGCGCCGTCGGGCGGATCCGGGTACTCCCCCAGCACGCGGGCGACAGTCCCGACGACGTCGAGGAACGGCAGGCGCCCGTCGAGGAACGCCGCGACCGCCTCCTCGTTCGCGGCATTGAGCACGGCCGGGTGCAGCGGCGACGCCTTCACCGCCTCACGCGCGAGGTCGAGAGCCGGGAACGCGGCGTCGTCGACCGGCTCGAACGTCCACGACGTCGCGGCGTCCCAGCGGCACGGCGACGCCGCACCGGGCACCCGGTCGGGCCAGGCGAGGCCGAGCGCGATCGGCAGCCGCATGTCCGGTGGGGATGCCTGGGCGATCGTCGACC includes these proteins:
- the ispG gene encoding flavodoxin-dependent (E)-4-hydroxy-3-methylbut-2-enyl-diphosphate synthase, translating into MPTVKEAPPVLAPRRKTRKIRVGSVEVGGDAPVSVQSMTTTKTTDINATLQQIAELTATGCDIVRVACPTQDDADALPIIAKKSQIPVIADIHFQPKYVFAAIDAGCAAVRVNPGNIRKFDDKVKEIADAAKAAGTSLRIGVNAGSLDPRLLAKYGKATPEALVESAVWEASLFEEHDFHDFKISVKHNDPVVMVRAYELLAERGDWPLHLGVTEAGPAFQGTIKSATAFGALLSQGIGDTIRVSLSAPPVEEVKVGIQILQSLNLRPRKLEIVSCPSCGRAQVDVYTLAERVTAGLEGLEVPLRVAVMGCVVNGPGEAREADLGVASGNGKGQIFVKGEVVKTVPESEIVETLIAEAMRIAETMGQADDGGAPVVTVG
- a CDS encoding M50 family metallopeptidase, yielding MMFWLGVLVLVIGLLISIALHEVGHLLPAKRFGVKVSQYMVGFGKTLWSTRRGDTEYGFKAIPLGGYVRMVGMYPPARAVSEAGPGAAPTRKKFFSSVMEDARAEALSEVQPGEERRTFWALSVPKKLVVMFGGPFVNLVIAFVLLAVALMGIGLPQLTSTVGTVSQCVLPYDADRECASADPVAPATAAGLEPGDQVLSWGGTPVEDWADLQAAIRAGGAEPVDVEVSRGGEDLTVTVTPTMTDRPVVDAEGFVETDEAGNVVTAPAPFVGVAPEAALVRQPISAVPAVFGDALGQTFGIILTLPQRLVSIASSTFGGQERDPNVIGLIGVGRIAGEAAATDTDFGFAGNALLMLQILASLNLALFAFNMIPLLPLDGGHIAGALWEGARRRIARWRERPDPGPVDTVRLLPLTYVVFVVLIGMSLLLAIADIVDPISLTGG